Genomic window (Kangiella profundi):
GCGTCATCATGATTGGTTTCATGTTGCCAGCCTGATCTGTGCCATACAAAACACCACGAACTTCGAAGCGACTGTCCTGACTGACGTTTACAGGAACCATGGCTTTCAAGTTTTTATCGCCACCGACAATCTGAACATTGCCGCCCATTGATGCAGTCATTTCATCATAAGAGAATGGTACACGACCATTACGCTGAACCAGTTTGCCGTTTACATGGGCTTTAACTTCAGTATGAAGTTCCCATAAAGCTCCTGGCGTATTATCAGTAGCCATTTTCATCGGCATTTTGACTTGATAACCATCACCTGATTTTTTGAAAATCACCGGATAACTTTGACCAGTTGGCGACACTAGCTGTCCTTTAATATTACGGATAGTTTGCGCCTGTCCCTGATCAAATACGTGTGCGTCAACGCTTAAAGTATCACCTTTAAAGTAACCTGCACGCTGGGATTTCAAGTACAAGGCCGTATCACTATTTTTTTCAAATACGTTAATACGATACTTTCCATTCGGATTGATCTTTTGGTTGGTTTGTAGAGTGAATTCACCTTTACCCAACTCATCGGCAATCTTAAAACCAGTAGTTCCACGCTGGAAGCCAATGCCCTGCGCCTGCATGGAGTTGCTATCA
Coding sequences:
- a CDS encoding DUF4785 domain-containing protein, encoding MKNIVLITSTTLALVLSTAVNAKNTDTSSYSFAIQTDNKFVTSQSEFVPATQSREYSLDVNGQSLQRGVSLTTTEPGALVRISAADGRSAVEPQMMNISQQGGKSFAKGSGFDMLVDSNSMQAQGIGFQRGTTGFKIADELGKGEFTLQTNQKINPNGKYRINVFEKNSDTALYLKSQRAGYFKGDTLSVDAHVFDQGQAQTIRNIKGQLVSPTGQSYPVIFKKSGDGYQVKMPMKMATDNTPGALWELHTEVKAHVNGKLVQRNGRVPFSYDEMTASMGGNVQIVGGDKNLKAMVPVNVSQDSRFEVRGVLYGTDQAGNMKPIMMTHTAQNLGRGAGQIMMEFDAKILADSGLSAPYELRNVELRDQSQMAILK